A segment of the Candida albicans SC5314 chromosome 2, complete sequence genome:
TCAAATGTAAATTCATCTACCATTCTGTTCAATAAAGTAATGCCTTTATAATTTGCCGCAACTTGTGCTTTCAAATCTGAAATGTTGTCGCTCAAAGTTCTAGTTCCTGACCCACCGGGATATTTGGCTGGCTCTTCAACCAAAATCTTGATGACCccttcttcatcaaatacACCTTTGTCGCATAATTTATGAGTAATAATAGCAGCACCTTCGTCATAAATAGTTTTAGAATTTGGCGGCATTGATCCCGCCGCTATAGAACCAATATCAGCGTGATGTCCCCTTGAAGCAGTCCAGAAAAGAGGGTTGTTGGATTCATCCAAAACTGGTGTGATAACGGTAATATCCGGCAAATGCGACCCACCAGCTTTGGgatgatttgaaaccaaTACATCACCATGTTGCAATTTTCCTTTCCACAATTCAATCTGAGCTTTAACTGCATACGACATGGATCCCAAATGAATTGGAATATGTGGAGCATTGGCAATTAAATCACCATTACTATCAAATATAGCACATGAAAAATCCAACCTTTCTTTAATGTTTGTAGATATTGCAGTCTGCTGCAATGTCCTACCCATTTGCTCTGCCACCGACATAAACCTGTGTCCAAATACGGACAATTGAATAGGATCAATTGTTGTCCTTGAAAGTTCTGGCTTTTTCTCTTGTTCTACTTCAATTAATATATGATCAGTTAGAATTGCCGCCTTAGAACGTGGCTCAACTAAAATTGTTTGtgtattatcaattataataGAGGGGCCCTTGATTACCAGCCCCTTTTGTAAATCAggcaaaaaataaacagaTGATTCTAACCAACCTTCggtttcaaaataaatgttcttttgaatttttgaagGAGCTAGGTATGAATTCttgttttccaatttgGCAAATTCTTGATACGGATTATATTTCTCTTTATCGTCTGATTCAACATGCAACAAAACTTGAACATCATCAACTAACACTTTTCTGTCTAAATTGAATCCAAATTCATTCTTGTGTCGagtgataaattttttatccGCATCATATTCACCTTTAGTAACAGGGATAAGTAAATGAGTATCTGATCCGACATATCTCATATTTAACAAAATCTCCAACCTCGTTTTGAAGCCAAGCAAATTTTGTTCTTCACAATCCTTTTGTGCAGACGTGATCAagtattttattttgttgtcaATGGCAGCGAAATTCTCCAGAGAGTACGTAAAAGATGCCGGTGATTGCTTTTCAATAACAATGTCAGCCAACTGGATACCATGAGCAGATAACAAAGATGAGTACTTGTGAATGGCAACATGAGAAATGCCCAAGTTCTTTGCTAAAGAAACAGCAAATTGACCACCTGAACCACCAAAGCTTGCTAAATTATGCAGAGCTGTTTCAAAGCCTTTTGCTTCAGTCAAGTTCCTGATCGGTCTTGCCATTGACTCAATGGCTACTTTTAAAAACCCACTTGCGACTTCTTCAGGTGTCAAAATTATTCCTTCTTCTGCTTTATCTTTGTTAATTTCATCGGTTAGAGCTCTAAATTTTTCTGCCGTTAATTCGTAATCTAAAGGTTGGTCTTGAGTTGGACCAAAAATGTTGGGGAAAAAATCAGGTAATAACctattcaaaaacaaattggcATCGGTAACTGTTAAAGGTCCACCCTTTCTGTAACAAGCGGGGCCCGGATCAGAGCCAGCGGATTCAGGACCAGTAACAAACATTCCatttttccaaaacaaCATAGAGCCACCACCAGCCGCAACAGTGGAAATATCTAATTGTGGTGTTTGTAAGTTTATTTCGCTCACGACTGTCTCATAAATGTGTTCCAAATTACCAGCATATCTTGAAACATCTGTTGAAGTACCTCCAGCGTCAAAACCAATGGTTGCCTTTTTTGAAATGTCGTCGTAACAGGTCACACCAAAACCTACCATACCACCGGCGGGACCAGATAAAATTGCCTTCAACCCAGTAAATTTATACCACGGACACAATCCACCATTTGATTGCATAAATAATAACTTGTTACCAAATGCGTCTAACCCCCCTTCAAAACCCGCCCCAAAGTTTCTGACATACTCATTGATTACCGGAGAAAGATATGCATCTGCAACAGTTGAAGAAGTTCTATTGACAAATCCAAGCATAGGTTGAAGCTCATGAGATACGGAAACttcaaatccaattttttttgcaatttctGCTACCTTGGCCTCATGTTGTGGATAGGCATATGCATGGAGTAACGATAATGctattgttttaatttctcCTTGACGGTATATTTCTTGCAAATCAGCAGTAACTTTTGTATAATCTGGTTCTTTTATCACTCTGACGATATCTCCAGTAACACTTTCTCTCAACTCAGAATCAGACTCGACATCAACTTTCAAATTCTCACCGCCTCCTTCTGAAAACCCGGCGATGGTGACtctttcatcaatttccaaAACTTGATAGTACAAGTGTCCTAATTTTTTCGCtgtcaaatcaaaaatatgaGGTCTTGTTTGATTGCCAATAAGCAATACATCCTTGAACCCTTTTGTTGTCACAAGTAACACTTTGGCACCTTTCCGTTCCAATAATGCGTTTGTGGCTACTGTAGTACCCATTCTAATACTTTGTATTAACTCCAAACTAAGCTTTTTCCCTTTAGGTATCTTTTCGTTCGTTGCTTTTTCTAAAACTCGACGAATCCCTTCCACGGGTGCATCCTTGTAATTCTGTGGGTCAACGGATAACAATTTGAATACATAGTCTGGTTGGCCAGGAATTTTGGCTATAACATCACAAAATGTGCCCCCTCTATCAATTGCGATTTGAATTCCCTTTTTAGTTTGAGACATGGCTGAACGGATTGGTTTTCTGGGGTTTgttttgcttttgtttTCCAACAATGTTTATGTTATCAGAACTTATAAAAATGTGTGTTGAATATTGGAACGAATGTTTGCGCTATagatattttttattagtCAATGATTGAAAGCGCGGTCAGAATTCCTCTCACCTCAACCTTCAAAACATTAAAATTGTGGCGACCAATGGACTAGGAGTATCCCAGATTTCGATAAAAGCAGCActacaaaaaaaatctgATTTTATTAGTCGGAGTTATCAAGTTTATGGCTACTACGCACttttaaatattgaaaataagcAAAATACCGTTGAGAAAGATTAttgtatttatattaaaagtaaattgttattatgAACAGAGATATGTAACAAaaagtttctttttgaatcaCTTTTTCAATAGATACGGTTTAACAATCGCTTGATATAATGGTGCTCCCATTGGATCTGGAGACTTCAGAAAGCTTAAATAGTGTTCATTACAAGAAAAGTAGTTTCTGAGTATTAGCGAACTGGATCAATATTACAAGAAATCGATTGGTCTCGCAAACTCACTTTGAAAGAATCCAATGTCACGTACCACCAATTCTATAACttctatttatattatatacTCAAAGAATTCATGTGTTTGGTGATGCTCTCGTTTGTGACAACATTTCCTAAATTGTCGTAGACAGTATTGTTGTCTTCCTTATTGGTACTGACTTCGTCGTTGTCTTCCTCGCTAGATCCTTCTTCGCCT
Coding sequences within it:
- the HYU1 gene encoding 5-oxoprolinase (Putative hydantoin utilization protein A; induced upon adherence to polystyrene; regulated by Gcn2p and Gcn4p) is translated as MSQTKKGIQIAIDRGGTFCDVIAKIPGQPDYVFKLLSVDPQNYKDAPVEGIRRVLEKATNEKIPKGKKLSLELIQSIRMGTTVATNALLERKGAKVLLVTTKGFKDVLLIGNQTRPHIFDLTAKKLGHLYYQVLEIDERVTIAGFSEGGGENLKVDVESDSELRESVTGDIVRVIKEPDYTKVTADLQEIYRQGEIKTIALSLLHAYAYPQHEAKVAEIAKKIGFEVSVSHELQPMLGFVNRTSSTVADAYLSPVINEYVRNFGAGFEGGLDAFGNKLLFMQSNGGLCPWYKFTGLKAILSGPAGGMVGFGVTCYDDISKKATIGFDAGGTSTDVSRYAGNLEHIYETVVSEINLQTPQLDISTVAAGGGSMLFWKNGMFVTGPESAGSDPGPACYRKGGPLTVTDANLFLNRLLPDFFPNIFGPTQDQPLDYELTAEKFRALTDEINKDKAEEGIILTPEEVASGFLKVAIESMARPIRNLTEAKGFETASHNLASFGGSGGQFAVSLAKNLGISHVAIHKYSSLLSAHGIQLADIVIEKQSPASFTYSSENFAAIDNKIKYLITSAQKDCEEQNLLGFKTRLEILLNMRYVGSDTHLLIPVTKGEYDADKKFITRHKNEFGFNLDRKVLVDDVQVLLHVESDDKEKYNPYQEFAKLENKNSYLAPSKIQKNIYFETEGWLESSVYFLPDLQKGSVIKGPSIIIDNTQTILVEPRSKAAILTDHILIEVEQEKKPELSRTTIDPIQLSVFGHRFMSVAEQMGRTLQQTAISTNIKERLDFSCAIFDSNGDLIANAPHIPIHLGSMSYAVKAQIELWKGKLQHGDVLVSNHPKAGGSHLPDITVITPVLDESNNPLFWTASRGHHADIGSIAAGSMPPNSKTIYDEGAAIITHKLCDKGVFDEEGVIKILVEEPAKYPGGSGTRTLSDNISDLKAQVAANYKGITLLNRMVDEFTFEVIDLYMKGIQSTAEVSVRSLLKLAYKKFGGNKLKGVDYLDDGTAIALTVDIDPETGSALFDFSESGDEVYGNLNAPRAILYSAVLYVLRCLISTDIPLNNGCLRPIEFSTREGSIVNPSYDAAVVGGNVETTQRIVDVMLKTFQAAAGSQGTCNNFTFGTNDSTKGISFGYYETICGGSGAGPTWDGQSVVQCHTTNTRMTDTELFEKRYPVLVHEYSVRQNSGGSGFHKGGDGVVRDIEFLYPLEVSCLMERRSLAPYGLLGGGEGARGINYWYQKLDDGGYRKKSLGGKCTVKVGTGDRIVIKTPGGGGFGESLSGELNFPVESSHPSVLTGSVGVRAITQQTN